The following coding sequences lie in one Haloarcula marina genomic window:
- a CDS encoding ParA family protein — translation MLAFTTYSEAGGVGKSTLAANLAVADARDGRDVLVIDLDPQEASLSYLLDVDDDRDDSSADSLVRHLVERPRGAFDDLIETSEGVDVIPAHNSLSMLGKHLQRREEEANDFGENWNRNVQLLRVLRENDVQERYDTLIIDPPATADVKLYNAIHATRSLVVPFEPSGKGFKSVDGLEDLVPGLEENLGINVGVLAIVPNNFSGTNDQRDMLREIRSKGYDVPVILNQRGSLFEGCWRQQCSAFTYIEEHRDREREYELETLEKLQTLAKELRTTAEATA, via the coding sequence ATGCTGGCCTTCACGACGTACTCTGAAGCAGGCGGCGTCGGAAAATCGACACTGGCGGCGAACCTCGCCGTCGCCGACGCCCGAGACGGACGAGACGTTCTGGTCATCGACCTCGACCCGCAGGAAGCGTCGCTTTCGTACCTGCTGGACGTCGACGACGACCGGGACGACAGTTCCGCCGACTCGCTGGTCCGACATCTAGTCGAACGTCCGCGCGGAGCGTTCGACGACCTGATCGAAACGAGCGAAGGCGTCGACGTCATCCCGGCGCACAACAGTCTCTCGATGCTCGGGAAGCACCTCCAGCGCCGCGAGGAGGAGGCCAACGATTTCGGCGAGAACTGGAACCGGAACGTCCAACTACTGCGCGTTCTCCGCGAGAACGACGTGCAGGAGCGCTACGACACGCTCATCATCGACCCGCCTGCGACGGCCGACGTCAAACTGTACAACGCGATTCATGCGACCCGCTCGCTCGTGGTCCCCTTCGAACCCAGCGGGAAGGGGTTCAAAAGCGTCGACGGCCTCGAAGATCTGGTCCCCGGCCTCGAAGAGAACCTCGGCATCAACGTCGGCGTCCTGGCCATCGTTCCGAACAACTTCTCGGGGACGAACGACCAGCGAGATATGCTCCGAGAGATTCGGTCGAAGGGGTACGACGTGCCGGTAATACTGAATCAGCGTGGCTCGCTGTTCGAAGGCTGCTGGCGACAACAGTGCTCGGCGTTCACCTACATCGAAGAGCACCGGGACCGAGAGCGCGAGTACGAACTCGAAACGCTCGAAAAACTCCAGACGCTCGCGAAGGAACTCCGGACGACTGCGGAGGCGACGGCATGA